The Pseudomonas baetica genome includes a region encoding these proteins:
- a CDS encoding AI-2E family transporter — protein sequence MPTFSERHVVFWVSCIIIFGGLLLVLPLRLLPSLLAGLLVFELVNMLTPQLQRLIEGRRARWLAVALLGTLVVSVLALIFAGAISFLLHEAENPGASLDKFMGVVDRARGQLPPFVDAYLPASAAEFRVAIGEWASKHLADLQLVGKDAAHMFVTLLIGMVLGAIIALQRIPDVTKRKPLAAALFDRLHLLVQAFRNIVFAQIKISLLNTFFTGIFLAVILPMFGIHLPLTKTLIVLTFLLGLLPVIGNLISNTLITIVGLSLSIWVALAALGYLIFIHKLEYFLNARIVGGQISAKSWELLLAMLVFEAAFGLPGVVAGPIYYAYLKSELKLGGMV from the coding sequence ATGCCAACGTTTTCTGAGCGTCATGTTGTGTTCTGGGTCAGCTGCATCATCATTTTCGGCGGTTTGCTGCTGGTACTGCCGCTGCGCTTACTGCCCAGCCTGCTTGCCGGCTTGCTGGTGTTCGAGCTGGTCAACATGCTCACCCCGCAACTGCAACGGCTGATCGAAGGGCGGCGCGCGCGTTGGCTGGCGGTGGCGCTGCTGGGCACGCTGGTGGTCAGTGTGCTGGCGCTGATCTTCGCCGGGGCGATCAGTTTCCTCTTGCACGAGGCGGAAAACCCCGGCGCGTCACTCGACAAATTCATGGGCGTGGTCGACCGTGCCCGCGGTCAGTTGCCGCCGTTTGTCGATGCCTACCTGCCGGCCAGCGCTGCGGAGTTTCGCGTAGCGATTGGCGAGTGGGCGAGCAAACACCTGGCCGACCTGCAACTGGTGGGCAAGGACGCGGCGCACATGTTCGTGACGCTGCTGATCGGCATGGTGCTCGGCGCGATCATCGCCTTGCAGCGCATACCTGATGTCACCAAGCGCAAACCACTGGCCGCCGCGCTGTTCGACCGTTTGCACCTGCTGGTGCAGGCGTTTCGCAACATTGTCTTCGCGCAGATCAAGATTTCCCTGCTCAACACCTTCTTCACCGGGATCTTTCTTGCGGTGATCCTGCCGATGTTCGGCATTCATCTGCCGCTGACCAAGACCCTGATCGTGCTGACCTTCCTGCTCGGCCTGTTGCCGGTGATCGGCAACCTGATATCGAACACGCTGATCACGATCGTCGGCCTGTCGCTGTCGATCTGGGTGGCGCTGGCGGCGCTGGGTTACCTGATTTTTATCCACAAGCTCGAATACTTCCTCAACGCGCGCATTGTCGGCGGGCAGATCAGTGCCAAGTCGTGGGAGTTGCTGTTGGCGATGCTGGTGTTCGAGGCCGCATTCGGCCTGCCGGGGGTGGTGGCGGGGCCGATTTATTATGCGTACCTGAAGAGTGAGTTGAAGCTGGGCGGGATGGTTTGA
- a CDS encoding PsiF family protein, whose product MKMLRAPLLMIGLLLCSQGFAATAQQNKMTTCNADATAKSLKGDERKTFMSTCLKAAPAANDAKALTPQQEKMKTCNADAKTKALAGDARKTFMSECLKKK is encoded by the coding sequence ATGAAGATGTTGCGTGCCCCTTTGTTGATGATTGGTCTGCTCCTGTGTTCCCAAGGTTTCGCCGCCACGGCGCAACAGAACAAAATGACGACGTGCAATGCCGATGCAACCGCCAAGAGTCTGAAAGGCGATGAGCGCAAAACGTTCATGAGCACCTGCCTCAAGGCAGCGCCGGCAGCCAACGATGCCAAGGCCCTTACGCCACAGCAGGAAAAGATGAAAACCTGCAACGCCGATGCGAAAACCAAGGCGCTGGCCGGCGATGCGCGCAAGACCTTCATGAGTGAATGCCTGAAGAAAAAGTAA
- a CDS encoding AraC family transcriptional regulator: MNSKHIDLLDFSELPSAVYFRYADFNAHEFAAPHRHPWGTLEYAAHGVLHMDVDGSRFMSPPRYAVWVPPQVEHSFYSHQPVNYRAVCLDPKVCAELPGRACTLAISDILKAILRDFAARDVKIPALDADQRLAQVLVDQLRQAPVHECYLPYASSPGLLAILETLQAEPGNNQPLAHWAAQVHVSERTLARQFVRELGMSFGEWRQRLRYLAAIEALETSRSVQEIAFDLGYSSGSAFIAMFARQAGCTPEHYRRNNMF, encoded by the coding sequence ATGAACAGTAAACACATCGATCTGCTGGATTTCAGCGAACTGCCGTCGGCGGTGTACTTTCGCTACGCCGACTTCAACGCCCACGAATTCGCTGCGCCACACCGCCATCCGTGGGGCACGCTGGAGTACGCCGCTCACGGCGTGCTGCACATGGACGTCGACGGCAGCCGTTTCATGTCGCCGCCGCGATACGCGGTGTGGGTGCCGCCGCAGGTCGAGCACAGTTTCTACAGTCATCAACCGGTCAACTATCGCGCGGTGTGTCTCGACCCCAAGGTCTGCGCCGAGTTGCCCGGGCGCGCCTGCACGTTGGCGATCAGCGATATTCTCAAAGCGATTCTCAGAGACTTCGCCGCGCGCGATGTGAAGATTCCTGCACTCGACGCCGATCAGAGACTGGCGCAGGTGTTGGTTGATCAACTGCGCCAGGCGCCGGTGCATGAGTGTTATCTGCCGTATGCGAGCAGCCCGGGATTGCTGGCGATTCTTGAAACCCTCCAGGCCGAACCGGGCAATAACCAGCCGCTGGCGCACTGGGCGGCGCAGGTGCATGTGAGCGAGCGCACGTTGGCGCGGCAGTTCGTGCGTGAATTGGGCATGAGTTTCGGTGAGTGGCGTCAGCGCCTGCGTTATCTCGCCGCGATCGAAGCGCTGGAAACATCGCGCAGCGTGCAGGAGATCGCCTTTGATCTTGGCTACAGCAGCGGCTCGGCCTTCATCGCGATGTTTGCCCGTCAGGCCGGGTGCACACCTGAGCACTACCGCCGAAACAATATGTTTTGA
- a CDS encoding DMT family transporter has protein sequence MQYAFPLLAIFIWAGNTVINKLAVGAIFPAEIGFYRWLLAGLLFTPFMLKQVIAYWPQIRPNLGKIFVLGVLGMAVYQSLAYFAATLTTATNMGIILSLMPLMSLAMAIISLGQRLTAGALVGAVLSFAGVLVVVSSGSLGALLQHGVNLGDAMMLIATLAYAIYSTLLKKWQLRLPPLVLLYLQVLVAIVVLFPLYAASPKTGLTLQNIPLVLYACLLASMLAPLAWMQAVQRLGPSRTTLFFNLLPLITALIAAVVLKEQLAMYHLIGGLLTLGGVILSERWTTVLGRRASIA, from the coding sequence ATGCAATACGCTTTTCCTCTGCTGGCGATTTTTATCTGGGCCGGCAATACCGTGATCAACAAACTCGCGGTCGGTGCGATCTTCCCGGCCGAGATCGGTTTCTACCGCTGGCTGCTCGCGGGTCTGCTGTTCACGCCGTTCATGCTTAAGCAAGTGATCGCGTACTGGCCGCAGATTCGCCCCAACCTGGGCAAGATTTTTGTCCTCGGCGTGCTCGGCATGGCGGTGTATCAGAGCCTGGCCTACTTCGCCGCGACCCTGACCACGGCGACCAACATGGGCATCATCCTGTCGCTGATGCCATTGATGTCGCTGGCCATGGCGATCATCAGCCTCGGCCAGCGCCTGACGGCCGGTGCGCTGGTTGGCGCGGTATTGTCGTTCGCCGGAGTGTTGGTGGTGGTGTCGTCCGGGAGTCTCGGCGCGCTGCTGCAACACGGGGTGAACCTGGGTGACGCGATGATGCTGATCGCCACTCTGGCCTATGCGATTTACAGCACCCTGCTGAAAAAATGGCAGCTGCGCCTGCCGCCGCTGGTGCTGCTGTACTTGCAGGTGCTGGTGGCGATTGTGGTGCTGTTCCCGCTGTACGCCGCTTCACCGAAAACCGGGCTGACGCTGCAGAACATTCCGCTGGTGCTGTATGCGTGCCTGCTGGCTTCGATGCTCGCGCCCTTGGCGTGGATGCAGGCGGTGCAGCGTTTGGGGCCGAGCCGGACAACGCTGTTCTTTAATTTGCTGCCGTTGATTACCGCGCTGATTGCGGCGGTGGTGCTTAAAGAACAACTGGCGATGTATCACCTGATCGGCGGTTTGCTGACTTTGGGTGGGGTGATTTTGTCTGAGCGCTGGACCACCGTGCTGGGCCGCCGGGCCAGCATTGCCTGA
- a CDS encoding esterase/lipase family protein: protein MSTRYPLVLVPGMLGFIRLVLYPYWYGIIKALRRGGATVIAVQVSPLNSSEVRGEQLLARIEEILRETGAAKVNLFGHSQGSLTARYAAAKRPDLVASVTSVAGPNHGSELADYLQKHYPADSAKGRILEALLRLIGWLMAVLETGYHGPKLPVDIHASHQSLTTEGVALFNQRYPQGLPETWGGHGPEEVNGVRYYSWSGTLQPGKTDRGGNLFDGTNRSCRLFAKTFVREPGQCDGMVGRYSSHLGTVIGDDYPLDHFDIVNQSLGLVGKGADPVRLFVEHAARLKAAGV, encoded by the coding sequence ATGTCGACGCGTTATCCGCTGGTGCTGGTGCCGGGAATGCTGGGGTTTATCCGGCTTGTGCTTTATCCGTATTGGTACGGGATTATCAAGGCTTTGCGCCGTGGTGGTGCGACGGTGATTGCGGTGCAGGTTTCGCCGCTCAACTCCAGCGAGGTGCGGGGCGAGCAATTGCTGGCGCGGATCGAGGAGATCCTGCGCGAGACCGGTGCCGCCAAGGTCAACCTGTTTGGCCATAGTCAGGGCTCGCTGACGGCGCGTTATGCGGCGGCAAAACGCCCGGATCTGGTGGCCTCGGTAACGTCGGTGGCGGGGCCCAATCACGGTTCCGAACTGGCCGACTATCTGCAAAAACACTACCCGGCCGACAGCGCCAAGGGCCGAATCCTTGAAGCGCTGCTGCGCCTGATCGGCTGGCTGATGGCGGTATTGGAAACCGGTTACCACGGACCGAAACTGCCGGTGGATATCCACGCTTCGCACCAATCGCTGACGACTGAGGGGGTGGCGCTGTTCAATCAGCGTTATCCACAGGGCTTGCCCGAGACTTGGGGCGGGCACGGGCCGGAGGAGGTCAACGGTGTGCGCTACTACTCGTGGTCGGGAACGTTGCAGCCGGGCAAGACTGATCGCGGCGGTAATCTGTTTGACGGGACCAATCGCAGTTGTCGGTTGTTTGCCAAGACTTTCGTGCGTGAGCCGGGGCAGTGTGACGGGATGGTCGGGCGTTACAGCTCACATCTGGGGACGGTGATTGGCGATGACTATCCGCTGGATCACTTCGACATCGTCAACCAGTCGCTGGGGCTGGTCGGCAAGGGCGCCGATCCGGTGCGGCTGTTTGTCGAGCATGCGGCGCGGCTAAAAGCTGCGGGGGTCTAA
- a CDS encoding ferritin-like domain-containing protein, with product MSDLHLSDVQTLRERARQHVENGAVTEGYSANREEVLRLLNESLATELVCALRYKRHYFMANGVKAHVAAEEFLEHANQEAEHADRLAERIVQLGGEPEFNPDMLSKMSHAQYVAGNTLKEMVYEDLVAERIAIDSYREIIQYIGEKDPTTRRIFEDILAQEEEHADDMADILNDL from the coding sequence ATGAGCGACCTGCATTTGTCTGATGTTCAAACCCTGCGTGAACGCGCACGGCAACACGTGGAAAACGGCGCGGTGACCGAAGGTTACAGCGCTAACCGTGAAGAAGTGCTGCGCTTGCTCAACGAATCGCTGGCCACCGAACTGGTCTGCGCATTGCGCTACAAACGTCACTACTTCATGGCCAACGGCGTGAAGGCCCACGTCGCCGCTGAAGAGTTTCTCGAGCACGCGAATCAGGAAGCCGAGCACGCCGACCGTCTGGCCGAGCGTATCGTGCAACTGGGCGGCGAGCCGGAATTCAACCCCGACATGCTGTCGAAAATGTCCCACGCGCAGTACGTGGCCGGCAACACCTTGAAGGAAATGGTCTACGAAGACCTCGTCGCCGAGCGGATCGCCATCGATAGCTACCGCGAGATCATTCAGTACATCGGTGAGAAAGACCCGACTACCCGGCGCATCTTCGAAGACATCCTCGCGCAGGAAGAAGAGCATGCCGATGACATGGCCGACATCCTGAACGACCTCTGA
- a CDS encoding AsmA family protein — protein sequence MTRTGKIFSWTFAILVLLLAVLVLIIVFFDWNRIKPPLNAKVSQELHRPFAINGNLAVIWQREPDEGGWRAWVPWPHVVAEDLRLGNPDWSKKPQMVTLKRVELRISPLALLAQRVVIPRIDLTEPNAELQRLADGRANWTFKFDPKDPNAEPSSWVVDIGAIKFDKGHVTLDDQTLKTNLDVLIDPLGKPIPFSEIVGDKAAKTAQDKGGAPQDYAFALKVKGQYHGQNLTGQGKIGGLLALQDASKPFPLQAQAKIGDTSIELAGTLTDPLNLGALDLRLKLAGASLGNLYPLTGVTLPDTPPYSTDGHLIAKLHDEAGAKFTYEKFNGKIGGSDIHGDLTYVASQPRPKLSGALLSNQLLFADLAPLIGADSNDKQKARGGESKQPADKVLPVEEFKTDRWRAMDADVEFTGKRIVHSEKLPFTDLYTHLKLNDGELSLEPLRFGVAGGNLDAQIRLNGRTEPLEGRAKLTARRFKLKELFPTFEPMKTSFGELNGDADITGRGNSVAKLLGGANGNLKMLINDGAISRELMELAGLNVGNYVVGKIFGDKEVKINCAAADFDIKTGLATTRLFVFDTENAIIYIDGTANMATEQLDLTVTPESKGWRLISLRSPLYVRGKFIKPDAGVKAVPLLLRGAGMVALGVIAAPAAGLLALVAPSGGEPNQCAPLLEQMKAGKAPVTVKPSK from the coding sequence ATGACGCGCACCGGGAAAATCTTCAGCTGGACCTTCGCCATCCTCGTACTGCTCTTGGCGGTACTGGTGTTGATCATCGTGTTCTTCGACTGGAACCGAATCAAACCGCCGCTCAATGCCAAAGTTTCGCAAGAACTGCACCGACCGTTTGCCATCAACGGCAACCTCGCAGTGATCTGGCAGCGCGAGCCGGATGAGGGCGGCTGGCGTGCCTGGGTGCCGTGGCCGCATGTGGTCGCCGAGGATTTGCGCCTGGGCAATCCTGACTGGTCGAAGAAACCGCAGATGGTCACGCTCAAACGCGTTGAACTGCGTATTTCACCGCTGGCCTTGCTGGCGCAACGAGTAGTGATTCCGCGCATCGACCTGACCGAACCCAACGCCGAGTTGCAGCGCCTGGCCGACGGTCGCGCCAACTGGACGTTCAAGTTCGATCCCAAGGATCCGAATGCCGAGCCGTCGAGCTGGGTGGTCGATATCGGCGCCATCAAGTTCGACAAGGGCCACGTCACCCTTGATGACCAGACGCTTAAAACCAATCTTGATGTGCTGATCGATCCGCTGGGCAAGCCGATTCCGTTCAGCGAAATCGTCGGTGACAAAGCGGCGAAAACCGCGCAGGACAAGGGTGGCGCACCGCAGGACTATGCTTTTGCCTTGAAGGTCAAAGGTCAGTACCACGGCCAGAATCTCACCGGCCAAGGCAAGATCGGTGGACTGTTGGCGTTGCAGGACGCGAGTAAACCGTTCCCGCTGCAGGCCCAGGCGAAAATCGGCGACACCAGCATCGAGCTGGCCGGCACCTTGACCGATCCACTCAACCTTGGCGCCCTCGACCTGCGTTTGAAACTGGCCGGCGCCAGCCTCGGCAACCTTTACCCGCTGACCGGTGTGACCCTGCCGGACACGCCGCCGTATTCCACCGATGGCCACTTGATCGCCAAGCTGCATGATGAGGCCGGGGCGAAATTCACCTATGAGAAATTCAACGGCAAGATCGGCGGCAGCGACATCCATGGTGACCTGACCTACGTCGCCAGCCAGCCACGGCCAAAACTCAGCGGCGCGCTGCTGTCCAATCAACTGCTGTTCGCCGACCTCGCCCCATTGATCGGCGCCGACTCCAACGACAAGCAAAAGGCCCGCGGCGGCGAGAGCAAGCAACCGGCGGACAAAGTGCTGCCGGTGGAAGAGTTCAAGACTGACCGTTGGCGTGCGATGGACGCCGATGTCGAGTTCACCGGCAAACGCATCGTCCACAGCGAGAAGTTGCCGTTCACTGACCTTTATACCCATCTGAAACTCAACGATGGCGAACTCAGCCTGGAGCCGCTGCGTTTTGGCGTGGCTGGCGGCAATCTGGACGCGCAGATCCGCCTCAACGGTCGCACCGAACCGCTGGAAGGCCGGGCGAAGTTGACGGCGCGCAGGTTCAAGCTCAAGGAGCTGTTCCCGACCTTCGAGCCGATGAAAACCAGTTTCGGCGAGCTTAATGGTGATGCTGATATCACCGGTCGCGGTAACTCGGTGGCCAAGCTGCTGGGCGGTGCGAATGGCAATCTGAAGATGCTGATCAACGATGGCGCGATCAGCCGTGAATTGATGGAACTGGCGGGGCTCAACGTCGGCAACTACGTGGTCGGCAAGATCTTTGGCGACAAGGAAGTGAAGATCAACTGCGCGGCGGCGGATTTCGATATCAAGACTGGCCTGGCGACTACGCGGCTGTTTGTCTTCGACACCGAGAACGCGATCATCTACATCGATGGCACGGCGAACATGGCCACCGAGCAACTGGACCTGACGGTGACGCCGGAATCCAAGGGCTGGCGCTTGATCTCGCTGCGTTCGCCGCTGTATGTGCGCGGCAAGTTCATCAAGCCGGATGCGGGGGTCAAAGCCGTGCCGTTGTTGTTGCGCGGGGCGGGGATGGTTGCGCTGGGGGTGATTGCCGCGCCGGCGGCAGGCTTGTTGGCGCTGGTGGCGCCAAGCGGTGGCGAGCCGAATCAGTGTGCGCCGCTGCTGGAGCAGATGAAGGCCGGCAAGGCACCTGTGACCGTCAAGCCAAGCAAGTAA
- a CDS encoding TetR family transcriptional regulator, translated as MLPRAEQKQQTRNALMDAARHLMESGRGFGSLSLREVTKTAGIVPTGFYRHFADMDELGLVLVSEVGQTFRETIRLVRHNEFVMGGIIDASVRIFLDVVSANRSQFLFLAREQYGGSLPVRQAIGRLRENISSDLAADLTMMPKLQHLDAEGLSVVADLIVKSVFATLPDIIDPPAEALPEHLTPQAKITQQLRFIFIGLKHWQGLGSTE; from the coding sequence ATGCTGCCCCGCGCCGAACAGAAGCAACAGACCCGCAACGCCCTGATGGACGCTGCCCGCCACCTGATGGAAAGCGGCCGAGGATTCGGCAGCCTGAGCCTGCGCGAAGTGACGAAAACCGCCGGCATCGTGCCCACCGGTTTCTACCGGCATTTTGCCGATATGGACGAGCTCGGTCTGGTGCTGGTCAGTGAAGTCGGCCAGACCTTCCGCGAAACCATCCGCCTGGTGCGCCATAACGAGTTCGTCATGGGCGGCATCATCGATGCGTCGGTGCGGATCTTTCTCGATGTGGTCAGCGCCAACCGCTCGCAGTTTCTGTTTCTCGCTCGCGAGCAGTACGGCGGTTCGCTGCCGGTTCGCCAGGCGATCGGTCGTTTGCGCGAGAACATCAGCTCCGATCTGGCCGCCGACCTGACGATGATGCCCAAGCTGCAGCATCTGGACGCGGAGGGTCTGAGCGTAGTGGCGGATCTGATCGTCAAATCGGTGTTCGCCACCCTGCCGGACATCATCGACCCGCCGGCCGAAGCCTTGCCGGAACATCTGACGCCACAGGCGAAGATCACCCAGCAACTGCGCTTCATCTTTATCGGGCTCAAGCACTGGCAAGGGCTCGGCAGTACCGAGTAA
- the ureE gene encoding urease accessory protein UreE, whose protein sequence is MLVIHRRIDPQPVWAAELHLTFEARSKSRLRCFSAENEDVGLFLERGQPPLYDGEYLQAEDGRIVRVCARPEQLLHVTCANAFELTRAAYHLGNRHVALQVGDGWLRLLDDYVLKAMLEQLGAQVEAIEAPFQPEHGAYGGGHHHSRHGDEDFNYAPKLHQFGVRL, encoded by the coding sequence ATGCTGGTGATTCATCGCAGAATCGACCCTCAACCCGTCTGGGCCGCCGAGTTGCACCTGACCTTCGAAGCACGAAGCAAAAGCCGTTTGCGCTGTTTCAGTGCCGAGAACGAAGACGTCGGGTTGTTTTTGGAGCGCGGTCAGCCACCGTTGTATGACGGCGAATACCTACAGGCTGAAGACGGCCGGATCGTCCGCGTCTGCGCCCGCCCCGAGCAACTGCTGCACGTCACCTGTGCCAATGCTTTCGAACTGACCCGCGCCGCCTATCACCTGGGCAATCGCCACGTCGCCCTGCAAGTCGGTGACGGCTGGCTGCGCCTGCTCGACGACTACGTGCTCAAAGCCATGCTCGAACAGCTTGGCGCACAGGTCGAAGCGATTGAAGCCCCGTTTCAGCCGGAACACGGTGCCTACGGCGGCGGCCATCACCATTCGCGGCACGGCGACGAAGACTTCAACTACGCGCCCAAACTCCACCAGTTCGGCGTACGCCTGTGA
- a CDS encoding urease accessory protein UreF has protein sequence MNPAWALLRLASPQLPIGGYSYSQGLEMAVDNGRVNNPDSARRWISDQLLLNLARFEAPLLLAHCLAAAEENWGELLQICETHRASRETRELHLESRQMGYSLQQLLNGLPELDAPARHFLDQCAEPHLALGWALAARAWGISPQDALAAWLWSWLENQLAVLMKTLPLGQQAAQRLTSELLPLLQQAQQDATRINPEHIGSAAFGLSLACMAHERQYSRLFRS, from the coding sequence GTGAATCCGGCCTGGGCGCTGCTGCGCCTGGCCAGTCCGCAATTGCCGATTGGCGGCTACAGCTATTCGCAGGGTCTGGAAATGGCGGTGGATAACGGCCGCGTGAACAACCCGGACAGCGCCAGGCGCTGGATCAGCGATCAACTGCTGCTCAACCTCGCCCGCTTCGAGGCGCCGTTGCTGCTTGCCCATTGCCTGGCCGCTGCCGAGGAAAACTGGGGCGAACTGCTGCAGATCTGCGAAACCCACCGCGCCAGCCGCGAGACCCGCGAGCTGCATCTGGAGAGCCGGCAGATGGGTTATTCGTTGCAGCAACTGCTCAACGGCTTGCCTGAACTCGACGCACCGGCACGCCACTTCCTCGATCAATGCGCCGAGCCGCACCTGGCCCTCGGCTGGGCTCTGGCGGCCCGCGCCTGGGGCATCAGCCCGCAGGACGCCCTCGCCGCGTGGCTGTGGAGCTGGCTGGAAAACCAGCTCGCCGTGTTGATGAAAACCCTGCCGCTGGGCCAGCAAGCCGCCCAGCGCCTGACCAGCGAATTGCTGCCGCTGCTGCAACAAGCCCAGCAGGACGCCACCCGAATCAACCCCGAACACATCGGCAGCGCTGCGTTCGGTCTGTCCCTGGCGTGCATGGCCCATGAGCGCCAGTACAGCCGACTGTTCCGTTCCTAG
- the ureG gene encoding urease accessory protein UreG has product MNTQPLRVGIGGPVGSGKTALTLALCLALRERYNLAVVTNDIYTREDADFLVRNEALAPERIIGVETGGCPHTAIREDASINLEAVDQLNRRFPGLDLILVESGGDNLSATFSPELSDLTIYVIDVSAGDKLPRKGGPGICKSDLLVINKIDLAPLVGASLEMMDSDTKRMRNGKPFVFSNQKTGQGLDDIIAFIERQGLLSAA; this is encoded by the coding sequence ATGAACACACAACCTCTGCGCGTCGGCATCGGCGGCCCGGTCGGTTCCGGCAAAACCGCGTTGACCCTGGCCCTGTGTCTGGCGCTGCGCGAGCGCTACAACCTCGCCGTAGTGACCAACGATATCTACACCCGCGAAGACGCCGATTTTCTGGTGCGCAACGAAGCGCTGGCGCCGGAACGGATCATCGGCGTGGAAACCGGCGGCTGCCCGCACACGGCAATCCGCGAAGACGCCTCGATCAACCTCGAAGCGGTGGATCAACTGAACCGGCGCTTCCCGGGGCTGGATCTGATTCTGGTGGAGTCCGGTGGCGACAACCTCTCGGCAACCTTCAGCCCGGAACTGTCCGACCTGACCATCTACGTGATTGACGTCTCGGCCGGCGACAAGCTGCCGCGCAAGGGCGGGCCCGGTATCTGCAAGTCCGACCTGCTGGTGATCAACAAGATTGACCTCGCGCCGCTGGTAGGCGCCTCGCTGGAAATGATGGACAGCGACACCAAACGCATGCGTAACGGCAAGCCGTTTGTGTTCAGCAACCAGAAAACCGGTCAGGGCCTGGACGACATCATCGCCTTCATCGAACGCCAGGGCCTGCTGAGCGCAGCCTGA
- a CDS encoding HupE/UreJ family protein, protein MTLKRILGAVALLLTPALAFAHPGHGDSGLIAGISHPIGGLDHLLAMIAVGLWAAQQQGAARWALPCTFVGTMLIGGMLGFEGLELPALESGIAASVLALGLAVALAARPPLVMAVAATALFALFHGVAHGLELPDMSSPWAYAAGFVAATAALHAAGYAVVRFLPQAAAPLVRLAGAASAMTGAWLLAG, encoded by the coding sequence ATGACACTCAAACGCATTCTTGGCGCCGTGGCGCTGCTGCTGACCCCGGCGCTGGCCTTTGCTCACCCGGGCCATGGCGACAGCGGTTTGATCGCCGGTATCAGCCACCCGATTGGCGGACTCGACCATTTGCTGGCGATGATTGCCGTCGGTTTGTGGGCGGCTCAGCAACAAGGCGCGGCGCGTTGGGCGCTGCCATGTACGTTTGTCGGCACCATGCTGATAGGCGGCATGCTCGGTTTTGAAGGATTGGAATTGCCGGCACTGGAAAGCGGGATTGCTGCGTCGGTGTTGGCGTTGGGCCTGGCCGTAGCGCTGGCAGCGCGTCCGCCGCTGGTGATGGCGGTGGCGGCGACGGCATTGTTTGCGTTGTTCCATGGGGTGGCGCATGGGCTGGAGTTGCCGGACATGTCCAGTCCTTGGGCGTATGCCGCAGGCTTTGTGGCGGCGACTGCTGCGCTGCATGCTGCCGGTTATGCGGTGGTTCGCTTTCTGCCTCAGGCTGCGGCGCCATTGGTGCGTCTTGCAGGCGCGGCGTCGGCGATGACTGGGGCCTGGTTGCTGGCCGGCTGA